The following are encoded together in the Arvicanthis niloticus isolate mArvNil1 chromosome 9, mArvNil1.pat.X, whole genome shotgun sequence genome:
- the Clec12b gene encoding C-type lectin domain family 12 member B gives MSDEVVTYATLMLQDSARVRGNQDGNNLRKEGHPAQSPLWRGAALSLMTLCLMLVTGLVTLATMFLQMSNDINSDSEKLSQLQKIIHPQQDNLSEPLNSSRKGLTEESLQSQISALLERQEQMATKLCKEFLIHTSDHKCNPCPKTWQWHGNSCYYFSLNEEKSWRDSRKDCMDKNATLVKIDSIEERDLLQSELPLTFSFFWLGLSWNSSGRNWLWEDGSFPPPTLFSEKELTNFNGSRECAYFERGNIYLSRCSAEIPWICEKTASLVKIEDLD, from the exons ATGTCTGATGAAGTAGTGACCTATGCGACACTGATGCTTCAGGACTCTGCAAGAGTGAGAGGGAATCAGGATGGAAATAACCTAAGAAAAGAAG GACACCCAGCTCAATCCCCACTTTGGAGAGGAGCTGCCTTGAGCTTGATGACCCTCTGCTTGATGTTGGTGACAGGACTGGTGACCTTGGCAactatgt TTTTGCAGATGTCAAACGACATTAACTCTGATTCAGAGAAGTTGAGTCAACTTCAGAAAATAATCCATCCACAGCAGGACAATCTGTCTGAACCACTGAACAGCTCCAGAAAGGGTCTCACGGAGgaatctctccagtcccagatcTCTGCCCTCCTGGAGAGGCAAGAGCAGATGGCTACCAAACTCTGCAAGGAATTCCTCATCCACACTTCCG ACCATAAATGCAATCCTTGTCCCAAGACATGGCAATGGCATGGAAACAGTTGCTACTATTTTTCACTCAATGAAGAGAAATCCTGGCGTGATAGCAGAAAGGACTGTATGGACAAGAACGCCACTCTGGTGAAGATTGACAGCATCGAAGAAAGG GATCTCCTTCAGTCAGAGCTGCCactcacattttctttcttttggctgggattgtcctggaactcatctggCAGAAACTGGCTATGGGAAGACGGTTCATTTCCCCCTCCAACCCT ATTTAGTGAGAAGGAGCTTACCAATTTCAATGGATCCAGAGAGTGTGCTTATTTTGAAAGAGGGAATATTTACCTTTCTCGCTGTAGTGCTGAAATACCTTGGATTTGTGAGAAGACAGCCTCCCTGGTAAAGATTGAAGATTTGGATTAA